A stretch of the Argentina anserina chromosome 6, drPotAnse1.1, whole genome shotgun sequence genome encodes the following:
- the LOC126800219 gene encoding uncharacterized protein LOC126800219, translating into MPLTRYQIRNEYGLADPELYKAADRDDPEALLEGVAMAGLVGVLRQLGDLAEFAAEIFHDLHEDVMATATRGHGLMVRVQQLEADFPSIEKALLSQTNHSSFFSNTGVDWHPNLHSKQNVITHGDLPRFVMDSYEECRAPPQLFLLDKFDVAGAGACLKRYTDPSFFKVESAYSLTSTDMQRERKIRKVKHKKGSRWRNGETTEVLLPSHAKLHELFLEERIENAYSDPARRVKLKRRHLNGSAIDSRTRKSYMDKFVDTHSPERKLICATSVTSPLLNFSSDNKNESGLRILDISIVSPAEKSSERGSSSSSTNDQEVVSKQSMEVLSGGSFYGEVAKVSEPNSDGKSDNSYSNLQMVAVEKELEVDGEDKTEDSVEGYISDDLPSEVDNYVDALATMESEMDTDNESRSKSNIRLMKVDKCRTDSDANEEEQVYLQARSLDSQSPENSSLPDDWNNSFERDRASLNSDSLSSLVENTPSECNAAAIEFPSTEPCGSEDACFEEGMSPDSEDISCNKLAREMDPTQEHPDCGANSPVASYVEPLSDETSSDKMKVGSGSYDIKENGTNLNHFIAVVSNDSSQAKYDFTKTSTLRPDEEGVVSASDDLHQLKNGEPLASINHSGNESVNEVFLAQCDDEDAVRSSTSRKIDSPHLSIPSTEEQLFPSAMKEVRTSLGSTLPPHRLDVAKPVNRVSHVDDPVKPTAFKTGVIPWRRISRETFPEGDAPHTHDLIEQKDNPQTHVVDEQKDAPQTHVLFDHKISGFNEDMPHCEDKFNTEEQKDDPQTYGQIEQKDAPQTHVLINQKISDIDDVMTHDEEKFNVEERSKTLDDVEIGLLSSNVNSEGGDSASIEIPSNTPTYSEHGDHVLSANIEPATVYIEDMAASSAAVAKSDDVNDFIDTSPGTRNLDEEEGPSVSTDLPSTSPTYSGIGNLVISDNKLPETVHTEDVAVYSAAVAKSVDADDIEKSPLNFMKYPRESEDEVASPKSVTDSEVQKKESEVILPVSDSDSDPKKSVSHGPSSSEVFDDHNFSPDVQNESGMAVYDVPTASSFLEMSNQESQSQYLYQSCGEYPVSLSMHALPETDLQEAERKLETLLELQANQVQMENLERDRRSDQLEAAVEQSTELQANQVQVENLEIDRSDQLLAALEQSPELQSSQKGMEDSQDDQAGTNLSNSQYAQIGSRSHPDKEISKLSSVDHINQETCLDDSRKSLPETLPSQPPTSELFTKSAGQETDILKQNMEPLEYILSNLVQPPVVNLEDTPPLPPLPPMQWRLGKMQYASIASPGDLGGLSNDSSFPTMHSLKADEKPQFDPPAPQRELLQPRNPFLSLTAEDMESQPGIGPLVVHVVSPTPYPQVWTDNDSNHQYNFPDFGGMQLSIPILQPLEVSGNSSGHSDGVLEGAKGLSSLKSFTVPGTESTSTEDPVYSHEEIIHPQQLTPETGLALEVLQQSFNNTELEKKARLPTTSVIAPTMEDEQTQHSLPTTEGGKVQSTSKPLTVSGTECATSTSDPSFFDGETIQPPQQSTQESGLEPEDLCRSLRNSEREQNKPIATSMTVTTTVDEKPQPSLPISEGETAWLSNTSDVMPDSEVGKSNGTVKKIPRPRNPLIDDVTAHGQSKLKKASERIQPQTEPKVDERDLFLQQIRTKSFNLKPATVTRSTPRPNIQGHNPNLKVISLLEKKAIAIRQAFAGSDEDDDDSWSDS; encoded by the exons ATGCCGTTGACGCGGTACCAGATACGGAACGAGTACGGCTTGGCCGATCCGGAGCTCTACAAAGCCGCCGATAGAGATGATCCGGAGGCGTTACTGGAAGGCGTCGCCATGGCCGGACTCGTCGGCGTCTTGCGTCAGCTCGGCGACCTTGCCGA GTTTGCTGCTGAGATATTTCATGACTTGCATGAAGATGTCATGGCAACAGCTACAAGAGGCCATGGTCTAATGGTTCGTGTCCAACAGCTTGAAGCAGATTTTCCTTCGATTGAGAAGGCCCTTCTATCTCAGACTAATCATTCGTCGTTCTTTTCAAATACAG GTGTTGACTGGCATCCTAATCTGCATTCCAAACAGAATGTGATCACCCATGGAGACTTACCTCGCTTTGTAATGGATTCTTATGAAGAATGCCGTGCTCCTCCTCAGTTATTCCTTCTCGACAA GTTTGATGTTGCTGGGGCTGGGGCATGTTTGAAGCGATACACTGATCCGTCATTCTTTAAAGTGGAATCAGCTTACTCATTAACATCAACAGATAtgcagagagaaagaaagatcCGTAAAGTAAAG CACAAGAAAGGATCTCGCTGGAGGAATGGTGAAACCACAGAAGTTTTACTGCCATCACATGCTAA ATTACATGAGTTATTTCTGGAGGAGCGCATTGAAAATGCTTACAGTGACCCTGCTCGTCGTGTGAAGTTAAAGAGAAGACATTTGAATGGATCTGCAATTGATTCAAGAACCAGGAAAAGTTACATGGATAAATTTGTGGACACTCATTCACCAGAGCGTAAACTGATTTGTGCAACTTCTGTTACTTCCCCGCTCTTGAATTTTAGCTCAGATAATAAGAATGAGTCGGGGCTTAGAATACTTGACATTAGTATTGTGAGTCCTGCAGAAAAGTCCTCTGAAAGGGGTAGTTCTAGTTCTTCAACTAATGACCAAGAAGTCGTATCAAAACAGTCGATGGAAGTTTTGAGCGGGGGCTCTTTCTATGGAGAAGTTGCAAAGGTATCTGAACCAAATTCTGATGGCAAAAGTGACAACAGCTATTCCAACCTCCAAATGGTAGCAGTTGAGAAGGAATTAGAAGTTGATGGAGAAGACAAAACTGAAGACAGTGTAGAGGGCTACATTTCTGATGATTTGCCCAGTGAGGTGGATAATTATGTGGATGCTCTTGCTACTATGGAGTCAGAAATGGATACCGACAATGAGTCCAGAAGTAAGAGCAATATACGCTTAATGAAGGTTGACAAATGCAGGACAGACTCTGATGCAAATGAGGAGGAACAGGTATATCTTCAAGCTCGGTCTTTGGATTCTCAATCACCTGAGAATTCTTCTTTGCCAGATGACTGgaataattcatttgaaagaGATAGAGCCAGTTTGAACTCTGATTCTTTAAGCAGTTTGGTTGAGAATACACCCTCAGAATGTAATGCAGCAGCTATAGAATTCCCATCCACTGAACCTTGTGGATCTGAGGATGCATGCTTTGAGGAAGGCATGAGCCCTGATAGTGAAGATATATCTTGCAATAAGTTGGCTAGGGAAATGGATCCTACACAAGAACATCCAGACTGTGGAGCAAACTCACCTGTGGCTTCATATGTGGAACCTTTATCAGATGAAACATCTTCTGATAAAATGAAAGTTGGTTCTGGATCATATGACATCAAAGAAAATGGGACAAATCTGAATCACTTCATAGCAGTTGTTTCCAATGATTCTTCTCAGGCTAAGTATGATTTCACGAAGACTTCCACACTTCGTCCAGATGAAGAAGGTGTAGTTAGCGCTTCTGATGATTTACACCAATTGAAAAATGGTGAACCATTGGCTTCTATAAATCACAGTGGCAATGAATCTGTGAATGAAGTGTTTCTGGCACAatgtgatgatgaagatgctGTCAGGAGCTCCACCAGTAGAAAAATTGATTCACCACATTTAAGTATTCCATCCACAGAAGAACAGCTCTTTCCTTCAGCAATGAAAGAAGTACGAACATCTTTGGGTAGTACATTACCGCCTCATAGATTAGATGTTGCAAAGCCTGTTAACAGGGTTTCTCATGTAGATGATCCTGTTAAACCAACTGCATTCAAAACTGGAGTTATACCGTGGAGACGTATCTCAAGAGAGACATTTCCTGAAGGGGACGCTCCACACACTCATGACCTAATAGAGCAGAAGGATAATCCACAGACACATGTTGTAGATGAGCAGAAGGATGCTCCACAGACTCATGTCCTATTTGACCACAAAATCTCTGGTTTCAATGAGGATATGCCTCACTGTGAAGATAAATTTAACACTGAAGAGCAGAAGGATGATCCACAGACTTATGGCCAAATAGAGCAGAAGGATGCTCCACAGACACATGTCCTAATCAACCAGAAAATCTCTGATATTGATGACGTTATGACTCATGATGAAGAGAAATTTAACGTTGAAGAGAGATCTAAGACTCTGGATGATGTGGAGATAGGCTTATTGTCCAGCAATGTTAATTCAGAGGGAGGAGATTCTGCTTCTATAGAAATTCCATCGAACACTCCAACTTATTCAGAGCATGGGGATCATGTACTTTCAGCCAATATAGAACCTGCAACAGTTTATATAGAAGACATGGCTGCATCCTCTGCTGCTGTGGCCAAATCCGATGATGTCAATGATTTTATTGATACATCTCCTGGCACCAGAAATCTTGATGAAGAGGAAGGACCTTCTGTTTCTACAGACCTTCCGTCAACTTCTCCAACTTATTCAGGCATTGGGAATCTTGTAATTTCAGACAATAAATTGCCTGAAACAGTTCATACAGAAGATGTGGCTGTGTATTCTGCTGCTGTTGCTAAATCTGTTGATGCCGATGATATTGAAAAATCTCCATTGAATTTTATGAAATACCCAAGAGAATCTGAAGATGAGGTCGCTTCTCCAAAATCCGTGACAGACTCAGAAGTgcagaagaaagaaagtgaAGTTATTCTGCCAGTGTCAGATTCAGATTCAGACCCAAAGAAATCAGTTTCTCATGGTCCTTCGAGTTCAGAGGTATTTGATGATCATAACTTCTCCCCGGATGTGCAGAATGAAAGTGGCATGGCTGTCTATGATGTCCCTACAGCCTCATCATTTTTGGAAATGAGCAATCAGGAGTCACAGTCACAATATCTTTATCAGAGTTGTGGAGAGTATCCTGTGTCATTATCTATGCATGCCCTTCCAGAAACTGACCTCCAAGAAGCTGAGaggaaattagaaactttGTTGGAGTTGCAAGCTAATCAAGTTCAAATGGAGAACTTGGAAAGAGACAGAAGAAGTGATCAGCTAGAAGCTGCCGTGGAGCAGTCAACGGAGTTGCAAGCTAATCAAGTTCAAGTGGAGAATTTGGAAATAGACAGAAGTGATCAGCTATTAGCTGCCTTAGAGCAGTCACCGGAGTTGCAGTCTAGTCAAAAGGGCATGGAAGATTCACAAGACGATCAAGCTGGTACTAACTTATCAAATTCTCAATATGCACAGATTGGGTCTCGAAGTCACCCAGATAAGGAGATATCCAAACTATCATCCGTGGATCATATCAATCAAGAGACATGCTTGGATGACTCCCGTAAATCTTTGCCTGAAACTCTTCCAAGTCAACCTCCAACTTCAGAGTTATTTACAAAATCAGCCGGCCAGGAAACAGATATTTTAAAGCAAAACATGGAGCCATTAGAGTATATTCTTTCTAACTTAGTCCAGCCACCTGTGGTCAATCTTGAGGACACGCCGCCATTGCCGCCCCTACCACCTATGCAGTGGAGGTTGGGAAAGATGCAATATGCTTCAATAGCGTCACCTGGAGATTTGGGTGGACTTAGCAATGATTCGTCTTTCCCAACGATGCACTCACTGAAAGCTGACGAGAAACCTCAATTTGATCCACCAGCACCACAGAGGGAGCTATTGCAACCTCGGAACCCATTTTTATCTCTCACAGCAGAAGATATGGAGTCCCAACCTGGTATTGGACCTTTGGTGGTCCATGTTGTGTCTCCCACCCCATATCCACAAGTATGGACCGATAATGATTCTAATCATCAGTACAATTTCCCTGATTTTGGGGGAATGCAATTATCAATCCCAATCCTACAACCATTGGAGGTCTCTGGTAACAGCTCTGGTCACAGTGACGGTGTTTTAGAAGGAGCGAAGGGTCTGTCAAGTCTAAAGTCATTCACAGTTCCTGGCACTGAATCTACATCTACAGAAGACCCAGTATActctcatgaggaaattatcCATCCTCAACAGCTGACGCCAGAAACTGGTTTAGCTCTTGAGGTACTTCAacaatcattcaataataccgAATTGGAGAAAAAAGCTAGACTTCCTACCACATCTGTGATAGCACCAACTATGGAAGATGAGCAGACTCAACATAGTTTGCCAACAACAGAGGGAGGAAAGGTTCAGTCTACTTCGAAGCCATTAACAGTATCAGGAACTGAATGCGCAACTTCTACAAGTGACCCTTCATTTTTTGATGGGGAAACCATCCAACCTCCGCAACAATCAACCCAGGAATCGGGTCTGGAGCCTGAGGATCTTTGCCGTTCATTGAGAAACTCAGAACGGGAACAAAACAAGCCTATTGCTACATCAATGACAGTGACTACTACGGTAGATGAGAAGCCTCAGCCTAGTTTGCCAATATCAGAGGGAGAAACAGCATGGTTGTCAAATACTTCTGATGTAATGCCGGACTCAGAAGTTGGAAAGTCTAATGGCACAGTAAAGAAGATCCCTCGTCCTAGAAATCCCCTCATTGATGATGTTACTGCTCATGGCCAAAGCAAG TTGAAAAAGGCAAGTGAACGAATTCAGCCTCAGACTGAACCAAAGGTAGACGAAAGAGATTTATTTCTGCAACAAATTAGAACCAAG TCCTTCAACCTAAAGCCTGCAACTGTGACAAGATCCACACCACGACCCAACATTCAGGGTCATAACCCGAACTTGAAGGTCATCTCTCTCTTAGAGAAAAAAGCAATTGCAATCCGCCAG GCATTTGCGGGAagtgatgaagatgatgatgacagTTGGAGTGATTCTTAA
- the LOC126800228 gene encoding putative pentatricopeptide repeat-containing protein At3g08820, with protein MMNAVASRASPAISKALDTKQFITEGFSSFTQLKHAHARLLRLGLDQDHFLLNSLLRSAFDFGNPIYASLVFNQITQPNIFLFNTIIRGLVSVDCCDDAIGFYGSLRKQGLFPDSYTFPFVLKAGARRLDFELGLNVQALAVKAGFDFDVYVKTSLLALYAKCGYMEHAHKVFDELPEKNVVSWTAMVSGYIGAGRCREAVDTFLRFLEMGLRPDRLVLVRALSACSQLGDLRSGEWIDGYVTEIGMVGDVFVATSLVDMYAKCGHMGRARSVFDGIAEKDVVAWSSMIQGYASNGFPKEAVDLFFQMQRENLKPDYYVLVSVLSACARLGALELGEWASNLVDRNEIFNNPVLGTALIDMYAKCGSMVQGWEVFRGVKKKDIVVWNAVMSGLAMNGHVKAVFGLFGQVEKFGARATGNTFMGLLSGCSHAGLVDEGRRFFNNMTRGYSLTPMIEHYGCMVDLLGRAGLLDEAHRLINSMPMEANSVVWGSLLGGCRLYRDTQLAELALKQLIELEPWNSSYYVLLANVYSANQKWDEAANIRSGMNDQTLKKVPGCSWIEVNRVVHEFFVGDKSHELSDIIYAKLDELAKDIKAAGYVPTTDVVLYDIEEEEKEHILGCHSEKLAVAFALIATGPHDTIRVSKNLRVCGDCHQAIKFIAKITGREIIVRDANRFHRFYDGSCSCNDYW; from the coding sequence ATGATGAACGCCGTAGCCAGCAGAGCCTCCCCTGCAATCTCCAAGGCTTTGGACACCAAGCAATTCATCACTGAGGGCTTCAGCTCCTTCACTCAGCTCAAGCACGCCCACGCCCGCCTCCTCCGCCTCGGCCTCGACCAAGACCACTTCCTTCTCAACTCCCTCTTACGCTCCGCCTTCGATTTCGGAAACCCCATCTACGCCTCTCTCGTCTTCAACCAAATCACCCAGCCCAATATCTTTCTCTTCAACACAATCATCCGGGGATTGGTTTCGGTAGATTGTTGCGACGATGCAATTGGATTCTATGGCTCATTGCGGAAACAGGGCTTGTTCCCGGACAGCTACACTTTCCCATTTGTTCTCAAGGCCGGCGCGAGGCGTTTGGACTTTGAGTTGGGGTTGAACGTTCAAGCACTTGCGGTCAAGGCCGGTTTCGACTTTGATGTGTACGTGAAAACCAGTTTGCTTGCGCTGTACGCGAAATGTGGCTATATGGAACATGCGCATAAGGTGTTCGACGAGTTGCCTGAGAAGAATGTTGTTTCGTGGACCGCGATGGTTTCTGGGTATATTGGAGCTGGGAGGTGTAGGGAAGCTGTTGATACGTTTTTGAGGTTCTTGGAGATGGGTTTGAGGCCTGATAGACTTGTACTTGTGAGGGCTTTATCGGCGTGTAGTCAGTTGGGGGATTTACGAAGTGGGGAGTGGATAGATGGTTACGTTACGGAGATTGGGATGGTGGGAGATGTGTTTGTGGCCACTTCtctggttgatatgtatgctaAGTGTGGGCACATGGGGAGAGCGCGATCTGTGTTTGATGGAATAGCTGAGAAGGATGTAGTTGCTTGGAGTAGCATGATTCAGGGATATGCGTCGAATGGGTTTCCTAAAGAAGCCGTAGACCTCTTCTTTCAAATGCAGAGGGAGAATTTGAAACCGGAttattatgtgttggttagCGTGCTTTCTGCTTGTGCTAGATTAGGAGCTCTAGAGCTAGGGGAATGGGCTAGCAATTTGGTGGATAGAAATGAAATATTCAATAACCCTGTCCTCGGTACTGCTCTGATTGACATGTACGCGAAATGTGGGAGCATGGTGCAAGGTTGGGAGGTCTTTAGAggggtgaagaagaaagacatTGTGGTTTGGAATGCAGTGATGTCGGGATTAGCTATGAATGGACATGTCAAAGCTGTGTTCGGACTATTTGGGCAAGTGGAGAAATTTGGAGCTAGAGCTACTGGGAACACTTTCATGGGGTTGCTTTCTGGATGTTCTCATGCTGGTCTGGTTGATGAGGGTCGTAGATTTTTCAATAACATGACTAGGGGCTATTCCTTGACTCCTATGATTGAGCATTATGGATGTATGGTGGATCTTCTTGGCCGTGCGGGCTTGTTGGATGAAGCTCATCGGTTGATTAATAGTATGCCAATGGAGGCAAATTCTGTTGTTTGGGGATCACTATTAGGTGGATGTAGGCTATATCGGGATACTCAACTGGCTGAACTCGCATTGAAACAACTCATTGAGCTCGAACCATGGAACTCGTCTTATTATGTTCTTCTCGCAAATGTTTACTCCGCAAATCAGAAATGGGACGAGGCAGCCAACATTAGATCAGGAATGAATGACCAAACCCTGAAGAAGGTCCCTGGCTGCAGCTGGATCGAAGTAAACAGGGTTGTTCATGAATTTTTCGTGGGAGACAAGTCCCACGAGCTCTCCGACATAATCTACGCAAAACTCGACGAGCTGGCCAAGGACATCAAAGCAGCCGGTTACGTTCCCACAACAGATGTCGTGTTGTACGACATagaagaggaggagaaggagcATATCCTCGGCTGTCACAGCGAGAAGCTAGCCGTTGCATTTGCTCTCATCGCCACAGGCCCCCATGACACCATTCGAGTTTCAAAGAACCTCCGCGTATGCGGCGATTGCCACCAAGCCATAAAGTTTATCGCCAAGATCACAGGAAGAGAGATCATCGTCCGAGACGCTAACCGATTCCATCGCTTCTATGATGGCTCATGTTCATGTAATGACTATTGGTAA